A DNA window from Streptococcus sp. LPB0220 contains the following coding sequences:
- a CDS encoding DUF896 family protein: protein MTPEKIARINELAKKKKTEGLTPEETVEQAKLREEYIEGYRRSVRHHIEGIKIVDEEGNDVTPEKLRQVQREKGLHGRSLDDPNS from the coding sequence ATGACACCTGAAAAAATCGCTCGAATCAATGAGCTTGCTAAAAAGAAAAAAACAGAAGGTTTGACGCCAGAAGAAACAGTGGAGCAAGCAAAACTTCGTGAAGAATATATTGAAGGTTATCGTCGTTCGGTTCGTCACCACATTGAAGGGATCAAAATTGTGGATGAAGAAGGTAACGATGTAACACCTGAGAAACTACGCCAAGTGCAACGGGAAAAAGGTTTGCATGGCCGTAGCCTCGATGACCCTAATTCATAA